A stretch of Geomonas oryzisoli DNA encodes these proteins:
- a CDS encoding HEAT repeat domain-containing protein has protein sequence MSNQSIIDRVSGTASSPPLVKLIRELNVLRRNMGAYPRGHQVIDTSLARALNSYSAFLAERDEVALGVAGSTLLLGDQPVEKSNPVIRDFARVLHERGIGALVLTQGLTMGELRHFTIILGSKREKIFGAGGIRAVWEKSGITSIDIREIRYDLIGASEEELIRRRETDGGRDLWERFALALKNGLFAGGMPDGELADPEFLAEALNRHLGQDGLDALKDFVPVILETFTREGAAPTEVREQTTRRFARFLCKLSPAMRRQFLEAAWTSQAIPTADLESIVRQLPGEVLLETLEEIGAQQESIPPFLLQLLRQPNNAPCDAGAPRQDFSQERDLPARIRSILKEHSSEEYIPASYQQKLDRMMEPDRVCVIGSEEVQDLLETIDQAWMEKRTGDILLRFLKSLDSEGEELAGYARNLYDIGIYFLRTGDYREFLKILREVAGGGVPPRVQDEVMALFACEEFIDEVLDGLDTWGKPRYDDIAEVIATVGAPFTEELLDRLGESESMSLRRFMMDRLVEIGDPATPAIIRRLSDRRWYFLRNLIMLIRRLGLSETVERLRVLARHRDRRVSQEAFRALLEFGDAGAEFKLVQDLESQNRQTQLAALEVAGIAGSAKVLAALHAMLVKGGSSARDLQVKSLVVQALGEIGNPASLPLLEKLLASVSFLRPTQLSKLKLDAVLTLRRYPAEASRPLLKKLASKKSAVGRQAALILRGSQGGAP, from the coding sequence ATGAGTAATCAAAGCATCATAGATAGAGTGTCGGGCACGGCTTCATCGCCGCCGCTGGTCAAACTGATCCGCGAGTTGAACGTCTTGCGGCGCAATATGGGCGCTTACCCGCGGGGGCACCAGGTAATCGATACGTCGCTTGCCCGCGCGCTGAACAGCTACTCAGCTTTCCTGGCCGAGCGGGACGAGGTGGCGTTGGGGGTGGCCGGTTCGACTCTATTGCTGGGGGACCAGCCGGTTGAGAAATCCAATCCCGTGATACGGGATTTCGCACGTGTGCTGCACGAACGTGGCATCGGGGCCCTGGTTCTCACCCAGGGGCTTACCATGGGGGAGTTGCGCCACTTCACCATCATCCTTGGCAGCAAGCGTGAGAAGATTTTCGGCGCCGGAGGGATTCGGGCGGTATGGGAAAAGTCCGGCATCACCTCCATTGACATCAGGGAAATACGCTACGATCTCATCGGCGCGAGCGAAGAGGAACTCATCCGCCGGAGGGAGACGGACGGCGGGCGCGATCTCTGGGAGCGGTTTGCGCTGGCCCTCAAAAACGGTCTGTTCGCCGGCGGCATGCCCGACGGGGAGCTGGCTGACCCGGAATTCCTGGCCGAGGCGCTGAACCGGCACCTCGGACAGGACGGCCTCGACGCGCTTAAGGATTTCGTCCCCGTCATACTGGAGACCTTTACCCGGGAGGGGGCTGCCCCCACCGAAGTCAGGGAGCAGACCACCCGCAGGTTCGCCCGGTTCCTCTGCAAGCTAAGCCCTGCCATGCGGCGGCAGTTCCTGGAGGCGGCCTGGACATCCCAAGCCATCCCCACCGCGGATCTGGAGTCGATTGTCCGGCAGTTACCCGGCGAGGTTTTGCTCGAAACACTCGAGGAAATCGGCGCGCAACAGGAGAGTATCCCGCCGTTTCTCCTGCAGTTGCTGCGGCAGCCGAACAACGCGCCCTGCGACGCCGGAGCCCCCCGTCAGGACTTCTCGCAGGAACGCGACTTGCCGGCAAGGATTCGAAGCATCCTCAAGGAGCATTCAAGCGAAGAGTACATCCCCGCAAGTTACCAGCAAAAGCTCGACAGGATGATGGAGCCGGACCGGGTTTGCGTCATTGGCAGCGAAGAAGTACAGGACCTGCTGGAAACCATTGACCAGGCCTGGATGGAAAAGAGGACCGGCGACATCCTGCTGCGTTTCCTGAAATCATTGGACAGCGAAGGGGAGGAACTGGCCGGCTACGCCCGCAACCTCTACGATATCGGGATCTATTTCCTGCGTACCGGCGACTACCGCGAATTCCTAAAAATCCTGCGCGAGGTGGCCGGGGGAGGTGTACCCCCGCGGGTGCAAGATGAAGTGATGGCGTTGTTCGCCTGCGAAGAATTTATCGACGAGGTACTGGACGGTCTGGATACTTGGGGCAAGCCGAGGTACGACGACATAGCCGAGGTGATCGCTACTGTCGGCGCCCCTTTCACGGAAGAGCTGCTGGACCGGTTGGGTGAAAGCGAGAGCATGTCGCTGCGCCGGTTCATGATGGACCGTTTGGTCGAAATCGGTGACCCGGCAACCCCGGCCATCATCAGGCGGCTTTCTGACCGGCGTTGGTACTTCCTGCGCAACCTCATCATGCTGATCCGGCGCCTTGGCCTTTCCGAAACCGTGGAGCGTCTGCGTGTTTTGGCCCGCCATCGGGACAGGCGGGTCTCGCAAGAGGCTTTCAGGGCTTTGCTCGAATTCGGGGACGCCGGAGCGGAATTCAAACTGGTTCAGGATCTGGAGAGTCAGAACCGGCAGACGCAATTAGCCGCTTTGGAGGTCGCCGGCATTGCGGGATCGGCCAAGGTTCTTGCGGCGCTGCACGCGATGCTTGTAAAAGGTGGGAGCTCCGCCAGGGATCTGCAGGTGAAGAGCCTTGTGGTGCAGGCGCTCGGGGAGATCGGAAATCCCGCGTCCCTTCCCTTGCTGGAAAAGCTCCTTGCCTCCGTCAGCTTCTTGCGTCCGACCCAACTGTCCAAGCTGAAACTCGACGCGGTGCTCACGCTGCGCCGCTATCCTGCCGAAGCGTCGCGTCCGCTTCTTAAAAAACTGGCCTCGAAGAAGAGTGCGGTTGGGCGACAGGCGGCGTTGATACTGCGCGGCAGCCAGGGCGGTGCACCATGA
- the rlmB gene encoding 23S rRNA (guanosine(2251)-2'-O)-methyltransferase RlmB: protein MSKEEIIYGLNPVTEALRGSRRIFELFVAGTSADKRLEKLLKLAAEKKVPVRQREKGDLSRLCGTEHHQGVALKVEPFPYADLDDVLAELEGNQNGLILVLDSVQDPHNLGALIRSAACAGAHAVVIPKDRAAGVTAVVEKSSAGATETVPVVQVTNISQALETLKKGGFWIYGADGSAKSTLYQQDFTGRVALVIGGEGEGIRPLVRKGCDEVVSIPLQGGVNSLNASVAGGIFLFEVVRQRLTVKK from the coding sequence ATGTCAAAAGAAGAAATCATCTACGGCCTGAATCCGGTCACCGAGGCCCTGCGCGGCAGTCGTCGCATCTTCGAACTTTTTGTCGCCGGCACCAGTGCCGATAAGCGCCTGGAGAAACTACTGAAACTGGCCGCCGAGAAGAAGGTCCCGGTCCGCCAGCGCGAGAAGGGAGATCTGAGCCGCCTCTGCGGCACCGAGCACCACCAGGGCGTTGCTCTTAAAGTAGAGCCCTTTCCCTACGCCGATCTTGACGACGTGCTGGCAGAACTCGAAGGCAACCAGAATGGACTCATCCTCGTTCTGGACAGCGTCCAGGACCCGCACAACCTCGGCGCCCTGATCCGCAGCGCCGCCTGTGCCGGTGCCCACGCGGTGGTCATCCCCAAAGATCGCGCCGCAGGCGTCACCGCCGTAGTTGAGAAGTCCTCCGCAGGCGCCACCGAGACAGTGCCCGTGGTACAGGTCACCAACATCTCCCAAGCGCTGGAAACACTGAAGAAGGGAGGCTTCTGGATCTACGGAGCCGACGGCTCCGCAAAGAGCACTCTTTACCAGCAGGACTTCACCGGACGGGTTGCCTTGGTGATCGGTGGGGAAGGGGAGGGTATCCGTCCGCTGGTCCGGAAGGGGTGTGACGAAGTGGTCAGTATACCGCTGCAGGGAGGCGTCAACTCCCTGAATGCGTCCGTCGCCGGAGGGATATTCCTCTTTGAGGTCGTGCGTCAGAGGCTGACTGTGAAAAAGTGA
- a CDS encoding PAS domain-containing hybrid sensor histidine kinase/response regulator produces MDHISSKLSSLFPRTLLFLVLLSPVCVTAAPIGEGAGGHTLPGGDPYHVGASVAIVALVALLIVMLRQMRHIRETSRSLAESERRFRSLVEQAGDGFELLGSQGEILDLNSATSNGLGFTREELLKMNITDIDPLLSREAFATQFASLIDQPPVIFESVHQRKDGSTFPVEIRTSVFNLGGTHVALALTRDITKRRQQLAELDYTNKCFTQALNSRHHVLYRLNVAEGRYDYLSPAFEQMTGHPVTDFQKNSLETLKEYFHPEDRVRIFATLDQAFLNRTAATVNLDLEYRLRRADGGYCWLRDSTTACFDDQGALECFFGSAHDITERKEAEEERSRLEQQLLHTQKLESLGVLAGGIAHDFNNILTSIIGNADLALARLEPESPVKENLQRIEKSAARAADLAKQMLAYSGKGRFIVELTDLNRLVEEMKHMLEVSVSKKAVVNYNLTRPLPLIDADATQIRQIVMNLVINASEALCEQEGVIDIGTGSVQCDENYLQGTWLTDAIPEGLYVFVEVTDTGCGMSPEIAAKIFDPFFTTKFTGRGLGMAAVLGIVRGHRGTIKIDSVPRQGTTFRVLLPASEKALKAAASPACETRWRKSEGKVLLVDDEEEVRNIGCQMLQALGFTPITAENGREAIEVFKNTPDLVLVILDLTMPQMDGEQCFRELRQLDPKVLVLMASGYSACEVAPKFAGTGLAGFVEKPFNLSTLRKAIEGIAEKGRQ; encoded by the coding sequence ATGGACCACATTTCGTCGAAACTCAGCTCTCTTTTCCCGAGGACGCTATTGTTCCTTGTCCTGCTGTCACCGGTGTGCGTTACTGCCGCACCGATTGGAGAGGGGGCAGGGGGGCACACCCTGCCGGGCGGCGACCCGTACCACGTCGGGGCGTCAGTCGCCATTGTTGCACTGGTTGCCCTCCTGATTGTCATGCTGCGCCAGATGCGCCACATCAGGGAAACTTCCCGGTCGCTCGCCGAAAGCGAGAGGCGCTTCCGTAGCTTGGTAGAGCAGGCCGGTGACGGTTTCGAGTTGCTGGGATCGCAAGGGGAGATCCTGGATCTGAACAGCGCCACCAGCAACGGTCTGGGCTTTACCAGGGAAGAGCTCCTCAAAATGAACATCACGGACATCGATCCGCTCCTAAGCAGAGAGGCTTTCGCTACCCAGTTCGCCTCGCTGATCGATCAGCCGCCGGTTATCTTCGAGTCGGTGCACCAGCGCAAGGATGGATCGACATTTCCGGTCGAGATCAGGACCTCCGTCTTCAATCTGGGGGGGACGCACGTCGCGCTCGCGCTGACCCGCGACATCACCAAGCGCCGGCAGCAACTGGCCGAACTCGACTACACGAACAAGTGTTTCACCCAGGCACTGAACAGCCGCCATCACGTCCTTTACCGTCTCAACGTTGCCGAAGGCCGGTACGACTATTTAAGCCCCGCCTTTGAGCAGATGACCGGCCATCCCGTCACGGACTTCCAGAAGAACAGCCTTGAAACGCTCAAGGAGTACTTCCATCCCGAAGACAGGGTGCGCATCTTCGCCACCCTGGACCAGGCCTTTCTGAACCGCACCGCCGCAACCGTCAACCTGGACCTCGAGTACCGTCTCAGGCGGGCCGATGGAGGGTATTGCTGGCTGCGCGATTCGACCACCGCATGTTTTGACGATCAAGGTGCCCTCGAATGTTTCTTCGGCTCGGCCCATGACATAACGGAACGCAAGGAGGCCGAGGAGGAACGAAGCCGCCTGGAGCAGCAGTTGCTCCACACGCAGAAACTGGAAAGTCTCGGCGTGCTGGCGGGAGGCATCGCCCACGATTTCAACAACATCCTCACCAGCATCATCGGCAATGCCGACCTGGCCCTCGCACGACTCGAACCGGAATCCCCGGTGAAGGAGAACCTGCAGCGGATCGAAAAGTCGGCAGCACGAGCCGCCGACCTTGCCAAGCAGATGCTCGCCTACTCCGGTAAAGGAAGGTTCATAGTCGAACTTACCGACCTCAACCGCCTGGTAGAAGAGATGAAACATATGCTGGAGGTATCGGTTTCCAAGAAGGCGGTGGTGAACTACAACCTCACCCGGCCGCTGCCTCTTATTGACGCCGACGCCACACAGATCCGCCAGATCGTCATGAACCTGGTCATCAATGCCTCCGAGGCCCTCTGCGAGCAGGAAGGTGTGATCGACATCGGAACCGGGAGTGTCCAGTGCGACGAGAACTACCTCCAGGGAACCTGGCTCACAGACGCTATCCCGGAAGGGCTCTATGTCTTTGTGGAGGTCACTGACACAGGGTGCGGCATGTCACCGGAGATTGCTGCAAAGATTTTCGACCCCTTCTTCACTACCAAATTCACGGGAAGGGGTTTGGGAATGGCTGCTGTACTGGGGATAGTGAGGGGGCACAGGGGTACCATCAAGATTGACAGTGTGCCCAGGCAGGGAACCACGTTCAGGGTGCTCCTCCCCGCCAGCGAGAAGGCTCTTAAGGCGGCAGCATCTCCCGCTTGCGAGACCAGGTGGCGCAAAAGCGAAGGAAAGGTTCTCCTGGTGGACGACGAGGAGGAAGTGCGCAATATCGGCTGCCAGATGCTGCAGGCCCTCGGCTTCACGCCGATCACCGCAGAAAATGGGCGTGAGGCTATAGAGGTCTTCAAAAACACACCGGACCTCGTATTGGTAATCCTCGACCTCACCATGCCGCAGATGGACGGGGAACAATGCTTCCGTGAACTGCGTCAGTTGGACCCGAAGGTGCTCGTGCTCATGGCAAGCGGCTACAGCGCGTGCGAAGTGGCCCCGAAATTCGCCGGCACGGGATTAGCCGGATTCGTGGAGAAGCCTTTCAACCTGTCCACCCTGAGAAAGGCCATAGAGGGCATTGCCGAAAAAGGCCGGCAGTAA
- a CDS encoding dicarboxylate/amino acid:cation symporter, producing the protein MKKNKLTLYILVAMILGIVVGYFCNINAPDAKAAKVIAGYFDIISSVFLRLIKMIIAPLVFGTIVSGIAGNGDSKAIGRIGIRAMAWFLCASIISLVLGMVFVNLFQPGVGTALPAPVTGATTNLNVAALNFKDFVTNIFPTSFLDAMAKNSILQILIFSVFFGFAIASFKDDTTKTVVSFVKELVHIMLKVTDYVMRLAPVGVFAAMASCITVQGLGVLTTYGKFIGSFYVGLVVLWIVLIGAGYLFLRNSTWTLLKMIREPMLIAFSTASSEAAYPQTLESLERFGVKEKVSGFVLPLGYSFNLDGSMMYQAFAVIFIAQVYNIELSISKQIALLLVMMLTSKGMAGVARASLVVVAATLPMFNLPEAGLLLIMGIDQFLDMGRTATNVIGNSIATAVVAKWEGDLGAEPETEEDAEMVLAAVPVQD; encoded by the coding sequence ATGAAAAAGAACAAACTGACCCTCTACATCCTGGTGGCGATGATTCTGGGAATCGTCGTCGGCTACTTCTGTAACATTAACGCGCCCGACGCCAAGGCCGCCAAAGTCATTGCCGGGTATTTCGACATCATCTCGTCCGTCTTTCTGCGCCTGATCAAGATGATCATCGCCCCCCTGGTCTTCGGGACCATCGTTTCCGGTATCGCCGGCAACGGCGACTCCAAAGCGATAGGCCGTATCGGCATCCGCGCCATGGCCTGGTTCCTCTGTGCGTCGATCATTTCCCTGGTACTGGGCATGGTGTTCGTCAACCTGTTCCAGCCCGGCGTCGGCACCGCTCTCCCGGCCCCGGTAACCGGCGCGACCACCAACCTGAACGTCGCCGCCCTCAACTTCAAAGATTTCGTCACCAACATCTTCCCGACCAGCTTCCTCGACGCCATGGCGAAGAACTCGATCCTGCAGATCCTGATCTTCTCCGTTTTCTTCGGGTTCGCCATCGCCTCCTTCAAGGACGACACCACCAAGACCGTGGTCTCCTTCGTGAAGGAGCTGGTGCACATCATGCTCAAGGTCACCGACTACGTCATGCGTCTCGCCCCGGTGGGCGTCTTCGCCGCGATGGCTTCCTGCATCACCGTCCAGGGGCTTGGTGTACTGACCACCTACGGCAAGTTCATCGGAAGCTTCTACGTCGGTCTGGTCGTGCTCTGGATCGTCCTGATCGGTGCCGGCTACCTGTTCCTGCGTAACTCCACCTGGACCCTGCTCAAGATGATCCGCGAGCCGATGCTGATCGCCTTCTCCACCGCAAGCAGCGAGGCCGCCTATCCCCAGACCCTGGAGTCCCTGGAGCGTTTCGGCGTGAAGGAAAAGGTTTCCGGCTTCGTGCTGCCGCTTGGCTACTCCTTCAACCTGGACGGCTCCATGATGTACCAGGCCTTTGCCGTCATCTTCATCGCCCAGGTCTACAACATCGAGCTTTCCATCTCCAAGCAGATCGCCCTGCTCCTGGTGATGATGCTGACCAGCAAGGGTATGGCCGGCGTGGCCCGTGCCTCGCTGGTGGTCGTTGCGGCGACCCTCCCCATGTTCAACCTCCCCGAGGCGGGTCTTTTGCTCATCATGGGCATCGACCAGTTCCTCGACATGGGTCGTACCGCGACCAACGTGATCGGTAACTCCATCGCCACCGCCGTCGTCGCCAAGTGGGAAGGGGATCTCGGGGCCGAGCCGGAAACGGAAGAGGACGCAGAGATGGTCCTCGCCGCCGTGCCGGTGCAGGATTAG
- a CDS encoding proline--tRNA ligase: MRYSQYFIPTVKETPSDAEVISHKLMLRAGMIRKLAAGIYNYLPLGLRSIRKVEQIVREEMNRAGAIELLMPAVQPAELWKESGRWEFYGKELLRFKDRKDAEFCMGPTHEEVITDLIRKEIRSYRQMPINLYQIQGKFRDEIRPRFGLMRGREFIMKDAYSFDVNESGADVSYEKMYKAYRRIFERCGLKFRAVEADTGSIGGNYSHEFMVLADSGEDAIVSCSCCEYAANMEKAETRKSDAVEHADPRPMEHVATPGQKSIEDVSAFLGVNATQVVKTLIVVADGEPVVALLRGDYDLNEIKLKNHLGAAELEMAEDDVVLKVTGAPTGYAGPVGLAGKVKVVADLSLQGMHNFVTGANAADTHLKNVNIGRDFQVEGYVDIRNVVIGDPCPRCDSGKLEIWRGIEVGHVFKLGTKYSKALNASFLDANGKEQIIFMGCYGIGIGRTVAACIEQNHDENGIIFPIPIAPFHCIVSALSAKDDEVKAASEQIYNELMEAGVEVLLDDRDERPGFKFKDADLIGIPLRIVVGAKTLAEGKVELKERRGGEVEILPIAEAVAKVKAAVKEALQA; this comes from the coding sequence ATGCGTTATTCCCAGTATTTCATCCCCACCGTCAAGGAAACCCCCTCTGACGCGGAGGTCATCTCCCACAAGCTGATGCTGCGCGCCGGCATGATCCGTAAACTCGCCGCCGGCATCTACAACTACCTGCCGCTGGGGCTGCGCTCCATCCGCAAGGTGGAGCAGATCGTCCGCGAGGAGATGAACAGGGCAGGGGCCATCGAGCTCCTCATGCCCGCCGTGCAGCCGGCCGAACTCTGGAAGGAGTCGGGGCGCTGGGAATTCTACGGCAAGGAACTGCTGCGCTTCAAAGACAGGAAGGACGCCGAGTTCTGCATGGGGCCGACCCACGAGGAAGTCATCACCGACCTGATCCGCAAGGAGATCCGCAGCTACCGCCAGATGCCGATCAACCTGTACCAGATCCAGGGCAAGTTCCGCGACGAGATCCGCCCGCGCTTCGGCCTTATGCGCGGCCGTGAGTTCATCATGAAGGACGCGTACTCCTTCGACGTGAACGAGTCGGGTGCCGACGTCTCCTACGAGAAGATGTACAAGGCCTACCGCCGCATCTTCGAGCGCTGCGGGCTGAAGTTCCGCGCCGTCGAGGCCGACACCGGCTCCATCGGCGGTAACTACTCCCACGAATTCATGGTGCTCGCCGACTCCGGCGAAGACGCCATCGTCTCCTGCTCCTGCTGCGAGTACGCGGCCAACATGGAGAAGGCGGAGACCAGGAAGAGCGACGCCGTCGAGCACGCCGACCCGCGCCCGATGGAGCACGTCGCCACCCCGGGCCAGAAGAGTATCGAAGACGTCTCCGCCTTCCTCGGCGTCAACGCGACCCAGGTGGTGAAGACCCTGATCGTGGTCGCCGACGGCGAGCCGGTTGTGGCGCTTCTGCGCGGCGACTACGATCTGAACGAGATCAAGCTGAAGAACCACTTGGGCGCCGCCGAACTTGAGATGGCTGAAGACGACGTCGTCCTCAAGGTGACCGGTGCCCCCACCGGTTACGCGGGCCCGGTCGGCCTGGCCGGAAAGGTGAAGGTCGTCGCCGACCTCTCGCTGCAGGGGATGCATAACTTCGTCACCGGCGCCAACGCCGCCGACACCCACCTCAAAAACGTCAACATCGGCCGCGACTTCCAGGTGGAAGGGTACGTCGACATCAGGAACGTGGTCATAGGTGACCCCTGCCCGCGTTGCGACAGCGGCAAGCTGGAGATCTGGCGTGGCATCGAAGTCGGCCACGTCTTCAAGCTGGGGACCAAGTACTCCAAGGCGTTGAACGCAAGCTTCCTCGACGCCAACGGCAAAGAGCAGATCATCTTCATGGGGTGCTACGGCATCGGCATCGGGCGTACCGTCGCCGCCTGCATAGAGCAGAACCACGACGAGAACGGCATCATCTTCCCGATCCCCATCGCGCCGTTCCACTGCATCGTCTCCGCACTCTCCGCGAAAGACGACGAAGTGAAGGCCGCCTCCGAGCAGATCTACAACGAGCTGATGGAAGCAGGCGTCGAAGTGCTGCTCGACGACCGTGACGAGCGTCCCGGTTTCAAATTCAAGGACGCCGATCTGATCGGCATCCCGCTGCGGATCGTCGTCGGCGCCAAGACCCTGGCAGAGGGCAAGGTTGAGCTGAAGGAGAGAAGGGGCGGCGAGGTAGAGATCCTGCCCATCGCCGAAGCCGTAGCCAAGGTAAAAGCCGCCGTCAAAGAGGCATTGCAGGCATAA
- a CDS encoding HD-GYP domain-containing protein, which produces MKGATNIIRLLQSASANAALYDSGHLQVVRLGNQLFEELSAMLEACGELSVIVVENELIINGTPQEHSLFLNRFATMLKARGIEHLKFLPGITREEVAGLVYLLSAAAGQGGEAASSDHLRFGCVKLPVVGHPAGSEVGERAVTEVLKELRDQELDRFTEMYRAVQRRQQLKITGIAEVVTGFVELFRQEGISLLVLAALRDNDEYTFTHSANVCILNIAQAMALGIEGQQLKDIGVAAMLHDIGKLFVPEEILNKKGRLTDEEFELIKKHPVSGARYLMDIPGVPRMAVIAAYEHHAKFNLTGYPDLSASWRLNLSSHLTMVSDFFDATRTRRSYREPLELDQITTMMLDMSGTELHPVLTRNFFQIVEGVKKGC; this is translated from the coding sequence ATGAAAGGCGCTACCAATATCATCCGGCTCCTGCAGTCGGCGAGCGCCAACGCCGCGCTTTACGACAGCGGGCACCTGCAGGTCGTGAGGCTGGGGAACCAGTTGTTCGAGGAACTGAGCGCGATGCTCGAGGCCTGCGGGGAGCTCTCGGTAATCGTGGTGGAAAACGAGCTCATCATCAACGGCACCCCTCAGGAGCACAGCCTGTTCTTGAACCGGTTCGCCACCATGCTCAAGGCTCGCGGCATCGAACACCTCAAGTTCCTGCCGGGGATCACCCGCGAGGAGGTGGCCGGTCTCGTCTATCTGCTGAGCGCCGCGGCGGGGCAGGGGGGAGAGGCCGCATCGAGTGATCATCTGCGCTTTGGCTGTGTCAAGCTCCCCGTGGTCGGGCACCCTGCCGGAAGCGAGGTGGGGGAGCGGGCTGTCACGGAGGTGCTCAAGGAGCTACGCGATCAGGAATTGGATCGTTTCACCGAGATGTACCGGGCGGTGCAGCGACGTCAGCAACTCAAGATAACGGGGATCGCAGAGGTCGTGACGGGATTTGTCGAACTGTTCCGCCAGGAGGGTATCTCGTTGCTCGTTCTTGCGGCGCTGAGGGACAACGACGAGTACACGTTCACCCATTCCGCCAACGTCTGCATCCTCAACATCGCACAGGCGATGGCGCTCGGCATCGAGGGACAGCAGCTGAAGGATATTGGCGTAGCCGCCATGCTGCACGATATCGGGAAGTTATTTGTCCCTGAGGAGATCCTCAACAAGAAGGGGAGGCTGACCGACGAGGAGTTCGAACTGATCAAGAAGCACCCGGTCAGCGGAGCGCGTTACCTGATGGACATCCCGGGGGTACCGCGCATGGCTGTCATCGCTGCTTACGAGCACCACGCGAAGTTCAACCTCACTGGCTACCCCGATCTCTCCGCATCTTGGCGGCTCAACCTCAGCAGCCACCTCACCATGGTGTCCGATTTTTTCGATGCGACAAGGACCCGCAGGTCCTACCGCGAACCTCTCGAGCTTGACCAGATCACGACCATGATGCTCGACATGTCGGGAACCGAACTGCACCCGGTACTGACGCGGAACTTTTTCCAGATAGTCGAGGGCGTCAAAAAAGGCTGCTGA
- a CDS encoding rhodanese-like domain-containing protein yields the protein MKGKDTPILVDVRTGIEFRRGHIPGAIHAPAWKILLRLDKIPDDHNSELVITCEHGPRARLAESLLQARGYRNIALLDGHMAGWRRAGGPLEK from the coding sequence ATGAAGGGAAAAGACACACCGATTCTGGTCGACGTCAGGACCGGGATTGAGTTCAGAAGGGGCCACATTCCTGGGGCGATCCACGCCCCGGCCTGGAAGATTCTGCTGCGACTGGACAAGATTCCTGACGACCACAATTCCGAGTTGGTCATAACCTGTGAGCACGGCCCGCGGGCACGCCTAGCCGAGAGCTTGCTACAGGCCCGCGGCTATCGGAATATAGCATTGCTTGACGGTCACATGGCTGGGTGGCGTCGAGCAGGAGGACCGCTGGAAAAGTGA
- the pyrF gene encoding orotidine-5'-phosphate decarboxylase yields the protein MTREEAIKKIIFAMDVKEFSDVQYWAELLSQHVGMFKVGKQLYTACGPAAVRMIQKCGGEVFLDLKYHDIPNTVAMAALEAANLGVQLCDLHAMGGYEMMNKTMETLDKNFSGCTARPKVLAITVLTSSNEETLRGIGIDLPVPEMVVKLAKLAKSAGVDGVVASPQEVGLIREACGKDFLVVTPGVRPSFASADDQKRIMTPAEAVKAGSDYLVIGRPIAAAQSPAEAAQKIVDEIVAG from the coding sequence ATGACTAGAGAAGAAGCAATCAAGAAGATCATTTTCGCCATGGACGTGAAGGAGTTCAGCGACGTGCAGTACTGGGCCGAGCTCCTTTCCCAGCACGTCGGCATGTTCAAGGTCGGCAAGCAGCTCTACACCGCATGCGGCCCCGCCGCGGTTCGCATGATCCAGAAATGCGGCGGCGAAGTGTTCCTCGACCTGAAATACCACGACATCCCCAACACCGTCGCCATGGCCGCTCTGGAAGCCGCCAACCTCGGCGTCCAGCTCTGTGACCTGCACGCCATGGGCGGCTACGAGATGATGAACAAGACCATGGAGACCCTGGACAAGAACTTCAGCGGCTGCACGGCGCGCCCGAAGGTCCTCGCTATCACCGTGCTCACCTCCTCCAACGAAGAGACCCTGCGTGGCATCGGCATCGATCTCCCCGTTCCCGAGATGGTAGTAAAGCTCGCCAAGCTCGCCAAGAGCGCCGGCGTTGACGGCGTCGTTGCCTCCCCGCAGGAAGTAGGGCTGATCAGGGAAGCCTGCGGCAAGGACTTCCTGGTGGTGACCCCCGGCGTCCGTCCGAGCTTCGCCTCCGCCGACGACCAAAAGCGCATCATGACCCCGGCCGAGGCCGTCAAGGCAGGTTCCGACTACCTGGTCATCGGTCGTCCCATCGCCGCCGCCCAGAGCCCGGCCGAAGCCGCCCAGAAGATCGTCGACGAAATCGTCGCTGGGTAG